From a single Bacillus pseudomycoides DSM 12442 genomic region:
- the cls gene encoding cardiolipin synthase, with translation MVFLSLLLICLVIWVSLDFLLGRKHHLKKIKSRPFPLRRSNFKLYTWGTNLYNDLFLDIKGAKHHIHILFFIVKNDEISQTFLQLLTEKAKQGIEVRLLLDRIGSHRLSDEAIRSLRQHGVSFSYCHKIKIPFLFFSANQRNHRKITIIDGKIGYIGGFNIGEEYLGHDPELGLWRDYHLRLTGEGVQDLQKQFLHDWRDDTNEDLLEEASFFPKQFPGPMLHRFIPTDGAYLQETFVSLIESAKEELYIGTPYFIPGKIVMNALLQAKKRGVRITILVPKKADHPLVREAKLPYCRKLMRAGCHIYEFQQGFFHAKIIMVDNHICDIGTANFDMRSLYVNHEINCLLYDSAFIQEIKVHISKDIEGSTLLTWKDVSSLSLVDKGKEWIGTLLAFFL, from the coding sequence ATGGTCTTTTTATCTCTCTTACTAATATGCTTAGTCATATGGGTCTCACTCGACTTTTTACTTGGAAGAAAACATCATTTAAAAAAAATAAAGTCCCGCCCCTTTCCCTTACGACGTAGCAATTTTAAATTGTATACATGGGGAACAAATTTATACAATGATTTATTTCTGGATATAAAGGGGGCAAAGCATCATATACATATTTTATTTTTCATTGTCAAAAATGATGAAATTAGTCAAACCTTTTTACAGCTTCTCACTGAAAAAGCCAAACAAGGTATAGAAGTACGCCTCCTTCTCGATCGTATAGGAAGCCATCGTTTATCAGATGAAGCCATTCGCTCACTCAGGCAACATGGTGTATCTTTTTCATATTGCCATAAAATCAAGATCCCTTTTCTCTTTTTTTCTGCAAACCAAAGAAATCATAGAAAAATTACGATTATCGATGGGAAAATTGGCTATATTGGAGGTTTCAACATCGGAGAAGAATATTTGGGGCATGATCCTGAATTGGGCCTTTGGCGTGATTATCATTTACGCCTGACTGGCGAAGGCGTACAAGATTTACAAAAACAATTTTTGCACGATTGGCGCGATGATACAAATGAAGATTTATTAGAAGAAGCATCATTTTTTCCCAAACAGTTTCCAGGCCCTATGCTACACCGCTTTATCCCAACAGACGGTGCCTATTTACAGGAAACATTTGTATCACTTATTGAAAGTGCAAAAGAGGAATTATATATTGGGACACCCTATTTCATTCCGGGAAAAATAGTAATGAATGCATTATTACAAGCAAAAAAACGAGGTGTTCGCATTACGATTCTCGTTCCTAAAAAAGCAGATCACCCACTCGTTCGCGAAGCTAAATTACCATACTGCCGGAAATTGATGAGGGCAGGGTGTCATATTTATGAATTTCAACAAGGATTTTTTCACGCGAAAATTATTATGGTAGATAATCATATTTGTGATATCGGAACAGCTAATTTTGATATGAGGAGTTTATATGTCAATCATGAAATAAATTGTCTCCTGTATGACTCAGCTTTTATACAAGAAATTAAGGTGCACATTAGCAAAGATATTGAGGGGTCTACATTGCTTACTTGGAAAGATGTTTCCTCTCTCTCCCTTGTCGATAAAGGAAAAGAATGGATTGGGACGTTACTAGCGTTTTTCTTATGA
- the uvsE gene encoding UV DNA damage repair endonuclease UvsE: MIMRFGYVSHAVALWDCSPAKTMTFTTWKKLGKQEREEKLYNITMQNLMHTLRTLHYNIAHEIPLYRLSSSIVPLATHPEVDFDYIDIFTPFWRKMGKLIREHNLRVSFHPNQFTLFTSEKPHITDNAVLDMTYHYNVLDAMGLADSSYINIHIGGAYGNKEKALLRFHENLKKLPPHIKQQMTLENDDKTYTASETLAVCKLERIPFIFDYHHHMANLCDEPLEALLPAIFKTWDHTNTIPKVHISSPKSEKEFRSHANYIDATFIKPFLHIMRELNQDFDIMIESKQKDLALFQFVDELASIRGVRRISGAALQW; encoded by the coding sequence ATGATTATGCGCTTTGGGTATGTCTCACATGCAGTCGCTTTGTGGGACTGCTCCCCTGCTAAAACAATGACATTTACAACGTGGAAAAAGCTTGGTAAACAGGAACGAGAAGAAAAATTATATAATATTACAATGCAAAACCTTATGCATACATTACGTACCCTGCATTACAATATCGCACATGAAATTCCATTATACCGATTATCATCTTCTATCGTCCCACTCGCAACCCATCCTGAAGTTGATTTTGATTATATCGATATATTTACACCCTTTTGGCGTAAGATGGGGAAATTAATTCGAGAGCATAACTTACGAGTCAGCTTTCATCCAAACCAGTTCACATTATTTACAAGTGAAAAACCTCATATTACAGATAATGCGGTTTTAGATATGACATATCACTATAACGTATTAGATGCAATGGGATTAGCAGACTCTTCCTACATTAATATCCATATTGGAGGTGCATACGGCAACAAAGAGAAAGCTTTACTACGCTTTCATGAAAACTTAAAAAAGCTCCCCCCTCATATCAAGCAGCAAATGACACTTGAAAATGATGATAAAACATATACAGCTTCTGAAACATTAGCCGTTTGTAAGCTAGAAAGAATCCCTTTTATATTTGATTATCATCATCACATGGCAAATCTTTGTGATGAACCGTTAGAAGCACTGCTACCAGCTATTTTCAAAACGTGGGATCATACAAATACCATTCCTAAGGTTCATATTTCTTCACCAAAATCAGAGAAGGAATTCAGGTCACACGCTAATTATATTGATGCTACATTTATAAAACCCTTTTTACACATCATGAGAGAACTAAATCAAGATTTCGATATTATGATTGAGAGTAAACAAAAAGATTTAGCACTTTTTCAGTTCGTAGATGAACTTGCTTCTATAAGAGGGGTGAGACGAATAAGCGGTGCAGCGTTACAATGGTAA
- a CDS encoding quorum-sensing peptide PapR gives MKKILACGLMAMAMLAGIAFGVSQDHALTNQQEQVQLASDIPFEH, from the coding sequence ATGAAAAAAATTCTTGCATGCGGTTTAATGGCAATGGCAATGCTAGCTGGTATTGCATTCGGAGTGAGTCAAGATCACGCATTAACAAATCAACAGGAACAAGTACAATTAGCTTCAGATATACCATTTGAACATTAA
- a CDS encoding helix-turn-helix domain-containing protein → MHAEKLGAEIKKIRMLRGLTQKQLSENICHQSEVSRIESGTVYPSMDILQGIAAKLRVPIIHFYEVLLYSDLERKKKFKNQIQLLCKKKQYDEIHKIVSEELKKEECHPEFKQFLLWYYHLSSYALKKVNFEYCISELKNIIHRQYGGVDVFQNLYIENSIAIIYAENNHLEKAITLFQDILQQLESLQSDQDFVVKVRYNYAKALCLNNEYAKSLQQVDKAIETSRLIGSMQLLGQLYYQKGECLEKLIYPPSEITVVYEKALFFFDLLDLHSNKEILLAKMGLADRNEQTIFSS, encoded by the coding sequence ATGCACGCAGAAAAGCTGGGAGCTGAAATAAAGAAAATTAGAATGTTAAGAGGTTTAACACAAAAGCAGTTGTCTGAGAATATATGTCATCAATCAGAGGTAAGCAGGATTGAGTCAGGAACGGTATATCCAAGTATGGATATACTGCAAGGGATTGCAGCAAAGCTAAGGGTTCCCATTATTCATTTTTATGAGGTTCTTCTTTATTCTGACCTCGAAAGAAAGAAAAAGTTTAAGAATCAAATTCAATTATTGTGTAAGAAGAAGCAGTATGATGAAATTCATAAAATTGTTTCAGAGGAGTTAAAGAAAGAAGAATGTCATCCTGAATTTAAGCAATTTCTTCTATGGTATTATCATTTATCTTCTTATGCTTTAAAGAAAGTCAATTTTGAATACTGCATCTCAGAGCTGAAAAATATAATCCATCGGCAATATGGTGGGGTAGATGTGTTTCAAAATTTATATATCGAAAATTCGATTGCTATTATTTATGCAGAAAATAACCATTTAGAAAAAGCTATTACATTATTTCAAGATATTTTACAACAGCTGGAGTCATTGCAGAGTGATCAAGATTTTGTTGTTAAGGTTCGATATAATTATGCGAAAGCTTTATGTTTAAATAATGAATATGCAAAGTCGCTTCAGCAAGTAGATAAAGCAATTGAAACGTCGCGACTTATTGGGAGTATGCAGCTTCTTGGGCAACTGTATTATCAAAAGGGAGAGTGCTTAGAGAAATTAATTTATCCACCAAGTGAAATTACAGTTGTTTATGAAAAGGCTTTATTCTTTTTTGATTTACTAGATTTACATTCTAACAAAGAGATATTATTAGCAAAAATGGGATTAGCTGATCGTAATGAACAGACAATATTCTCTAGCTAA